ACCGAAGAGGGCTGGTCCTTTAGCGAGAGAATGTTGAACTCCTCAAGAAGCTTAATAGCGGTCTCCTCGTTGTTATCTCTCTCTCCTGTCAACTTCAAAACCATCTTGAGGTTCTCGATAACCGTCAAACCGCGAAATATAGAAGTTTCCTGTGGCAGATAGGCTATCCCTCTGCGCGCCCTTTCGTGTATCGGCAGGTGTGTAATCTTCTCCGCGTTGAGATAGATATCCCCGGAGTTGGGAATCACTATACCCAGTATCGACTTGAAGGCGGTGGTCTTTCCGGCGCCGTTGGGACCCAGAATTCCCACCACCTCAAGGGAAGATGCCTCTATCGAGACGTTATTCAAAACCTTCCTTCTTCCATAACGCTTCTCGAGATTGAGACATCTTAGGTATGAAACCTTGTTCACTTCTGGAATCCTTTCATGTATTCGATTATGGCGTCGGTGACATCGTAAGCCGGCGCGCCATAGACTACGACTTCGCTGGATATTACCATATCGATTCCTATAAATGTTGAGTAATCCCTTATTCTCTTGTTCACCTGTTCCATGATTACCTGAAGCTTCGCGTTGTAGGTGGTTTCTAGAGTCTGCTCGTACTGGCTTTTCTTCGTCAGTATCTCCTGCTGCTTAACGGCCAGCGACTCCTGGCTCGCTCCTGAAGCCACAAGATCCTGATACTCTTTGCTCAGACTGTCCAGCTGTGCCTGATAAAACTGCATATCCTTCTGGTAATCGGTGTTGAGCGTATTCCAGTCTTTCGTGGCCTCAAGGACTTTCTGCATGTCTGCGAAAGCGATCCTCGCGGGATCGGAAGGCCCTGCACCGCCTTCGGAAACGACAACGACTCCGACCACGGCGATTATAACTACCATAAAAACAACCTGCAGGGTTTTTTTCACAAAAACACCTCCTAAAATTTTTTATTTGAATCCAGAAGAATCGTAACCGGACCCTCGTTGATCAGTTCCACTTCCATGTGAGCTTGAAAGACTCCGGTCTCGACTCTCACAAAGTTAGACGCCAGTTTG
This portion of the Mesotoga infera genome encodes:
- a CDS encoding OmpH family outer membrane protein, giving the protein MKKTLQVVFMVVIIAVVGVVVVSEGGAGPSDPARIAFADMQKVLEATKDWNTLNTDYQKDMQFYQAQLDSLSKEYQDLVASGASQESLAVKQQEILTKKSQYEQTLETTYNAKLQVIMEQVNKRIRDYSTFIGIDMVISSEVVVYGAPAYDVTDAIIEYMKGFQK
- the lptB gene encoding LPS export ABC transporter ATP-binding protein — its product is MNKVSYLRCLNLEKRYGRRKVLNNVSIEASSLEVVGILGPNGAGKTTAFKSILGIVIPNSGDIYLNAEKITHLPIHERARRGIAYLPQETSIFRGLTVIENLKMVLKLTGERDNNEETAIKLLEEFNILSLKDQPSSVISGGEKRRLEFARTLTLSPSFILLDEPFVGIDPMTVKDIQKMIRKLRDKGIGVIVTDHDVTSISRVVDRLYVLYKGEVISSGDPSVVLTDSAVVEKYLGSDD